From the genome of Caldisalinibacter kiritimatiensis:
ATTGAGACGTGAGTCCCTCGACAACAACATTGAGACGTGAGTCCCTCGACAGCAGCATTGGGACGTGGGCATCCCTCGACAACGAAATCGCGTTACTATCTTTTACTGAGAACTGATAGCTAAGAACTAAGAACTGTTATCTCAGAGCTACTAACTACTAACAACTTGCTACTAACTGCATCTTTAATTTAACATTTAAAATTAAAGCTTACAAAAGTTGTAATACAACTTTTGTTAAGCTTTCACGTCCACATATTGTACATCTATACTTCCTTTTTGCTTAATATATATTTCTACTTTTGCAGGGTTATAGTTTATTTTAGGTTTGTTTACTTTATAGTTTATATCTACTTTACCTAGTACCCAATCTATCTTTAAATCTCCCTTTACTTCTATTTTAGGTCTGCTTTTAGGAATAAGACCTATGTTGTAATCAAGATTATCATCCCATGCATTTTTTTCTGCTAGTTCTGGTATAGCTGGAGGCATATTTTTTTGTATCATTGCCATTCTGTTTCCATCTTGTACTATCCTTGTTATGGCTTCTAGGGCTTTTTGTCTTCCTAGCTGTGCTGCTTCTTTTGTTAAGTCTAGGAAGTTTTTAAGTCCAGCTTCTGCAAAACACTGATACTGGTCTATTATAACCTTGGGCTTTTCAGATTTTATGTTGGCTTTAGGCTTTG
Proteins encoded in this window:
- a CDS encoding DUF6470 family protein — its product is MPLQITTTKPIIEMKTTRGQMNIQQPRGEQTIRTTKPKANIKSEKPKVIIDQYQCFAEAGLKNFLDLTKEAAQLGRQKALEAITRIVQDGNRMAMIQKNMPPAIPELAEKNAWDDNLDYNIGLIPKSRPKIEVKGDLKIDWVLGKVDINYKVNKPKINYNPAKVEIYIKQKGSIDVQYVDVKA